One Hevea brasiliensis isolate MT/VB/25A 57/8 chromosome 5, ASM3005281v1, whole genome shotgun sequence genomic region harbors:
- the LOC110670685 gene encoding E3 ubiquitin-protein ligase PUB24, with the protein MDDIDVPQYFTCPISLQIMTDPVTAITGITYDRESIEHWLFISRNTICPVTKQPLPEDSDLTPNHTLRRLIHAWCIENASKGVDSIPPPKPCLDKFHVLKLIEDLSLPQLQVKAIRELELLAAANERNRKYLAEAGVPRALLLFILTCFKQGRIFDGLQEALSILRLIRIPSRESKVFLIENDQIIQSLTWIFGCNIDNHVIVKSHAASVLKMLFEEASSRVLERLNPEFFDRVVGVIREKITQQGINAALKVLLTACPWGGNRIMMVESGAVFELIELEWRSPEKKTTEMILGILFHLCSCADGREQFLSHRGGIAVVAKRILNVSPTADERAILILAMICKFSGTSMVLQEMLNVKAVSKLCMMLQSDRAAYLKEKAREILRSHSDEWKNSPCIDNASLLSR; encoded by the coding sequence ATGGATGACATTGATGTTCCTCAGTATTTTACCTGCCCAATATCTCTCCAAATCATGACAGACCCTGTAACGGCCATCACTGGAATTACATATGATCGAGAGAGCATCGAGCATTGGTTATTCATCAGCAGGAACACAATCTGTCCTGTCACTAAACAACCCTTGCCTGAAGACTCTGATTTGACCCCTAATCACACCTTGCGCAGATTAATCCATGCTTGGTGTATTGAGAATGCTTCTAAAGGTGTTGACAGTATTCCTCCTCCCAAACCTTGTCTGGACAAGTTTCATGTCCTTAAACTCATTGAAGATCTTTCTCTTCCTCAGCTCCAGGTGAAAGCTATCAGAGAGTTAGAGCTGCTGGCAGCAGCGAATGAAAGGAATAGGAAGTACTTGGCTGAAGCTGGGGTGCCTAGGGCCTTATTGCTGTTTATATTAACATGTTTCAAGCAAGGCCGGATATTTGATGGTCTGCAAGAAGCGCTTAGTATTCTTCGGTTGATTCGAATTCCTTCGAGAGAATCCAAGGTTTTTCTTATCGAAAACGATCAAATCATCCAATCGTTGACATGGATTTTTGGGTGCAATATCGATAATCATGTTATTGTTAAATCTCATGCAGCTTCTGTACTGAAGATGCTGTTTGAGGAAGCGAGCTCTAGAGTATTAGAAAGGCTAAATCCTGAATTTTTTGACAGGGTTGTTGGTGTTATAAGAGAGAAAATCACTCAACAAGGAATAAATGCTGCTTTAAAAGTGCTGTTGACTGCTTGTCCTTGGGGAGGAAATCGGATAATGATGGTGGAATCTGGTGCTGTTTTTGAGCTGATCGAGCTTGAATGGAGATCACCAGAGAAGAAAACCACAGAGATGATATTGGGGATACTATTTCATCTATGTTCTTGTGCTGATGGAAGAGAACAATTCTTGAGTCACCGAGGTGGAATTGCTGTGGTTGCAAAGAGAATCTTGAACGTGTCTCCGACGGCTGATGAACGAGCCATTTTGATCCTTGCAATGATCTGTAAATTCTCAGGAACAAGCATGGTTCTCCAAGAAATGTTGAATGTTAAAGCTGTGTCAAAGCTCTGTATGATGCTCCAATCTGATCGTGCAGCTTATTTGAAGGAAAAAGCCAGGGAAATCCTTAGATCACATTCTGATGAGTGGAAGAATTCTCCTTGCATTGATAATGCTTCCCTCTTGTCAAGGTAA